From Daucus carota subsp. sativus chromosome 6, DH1 v3.0, whole genome shotgun sequence, the proteins below share one genomic window:
- the LOC135147035 gene encoding uncharacterized protein LOC135147035, translating to MELNNFERINDLNPARFDWKCRLRLQSLWKGVHREKKEFYGVNMIFIDDSSHRIHAFASKKYCQGLFEHLKEGEVYVLTNFKVKDYVGDETYRPVRHKKHIYFTTHTKLETDSYGGLKIEKYAFDLFYLGEMKKLAEDNRYLIDVAGKMQNVRPNMKSTKNDVEKRLTKFDLFDGRNSVSVTLFDDFGLQFEQDLENCNQTEIFVIICAAKVALYEGEANITTYPATRIYINPTHYSISEIKNNLKAIKKEPVSSPP from the exons ATGGAACTTAACAATTTCGAAAGAATCAACGACTTGAATCCAGCTAGATTCGACTGGAAATGTAGACTAAGGTTACAGTCTTTGTGGAAGGGAGTTCACAGAGAAAAGAAAGAATTCTATGGCGTAAATATGATTTTCATAGATGACTCA AGCCATCGGATTCATGCTTTTGCAAGTAAAAAATACTGTCAAGGGCTGTTTGAACATCTCAAGGAAGGAGAAGTTTATGTTTTAACAAATTTCAAAGTGAAGGACTATGTCGGTGATGAGACATACAGACCAGTTAGACACAAGAAGCATATCTActtcacaacacacacaaaattGGAGACAGATTCATATGGGGGTTTGAAAATAGAAAAGTATGCTTTTGATTTGTTCTACTTGGGAGAGATGAAAAAATTAGCTGAAGACAACCGTTACTTGATAG ATGTGGCAGGTAAGATGCAAAATGTCCGCCCAAACATGAAGTCCACCAAAAATGATGTCGAAAAAAGGCTGACAAAATTTGATCTGTTTGATGGAAG GAACTCTGTTAGTGTGACTCTTTTTGATGACTTTGGGCTTCAATTTGAGCAAGATTTAGAAAACTGTAACCAGACTGAGATATTTGTTATTATATGTGCAGCAAAAGTTGCGCTTTATGAGG GTGAGGCCAATATCACAACTTACCCAGCTACGAGAATCTACATCAATCCTACTCATTACAGTATCTCAGAGATCAAAAACAA TTTGAAGGCAATTAAAAAGGAACCAGTGTCGTCACCACCATAA
- the LOC108192978 gene encoding polyphenol oxidase I, chloroplastic, producing the protein MASFPLPTTVGHLSKNPSPPSAASFSSSTSTTTTSNSQFFLNQKRSHAKKFLSCRAAKDSADKEALSDGKFDRRDILVGLGAGLYGTTAVSGAAFAAPIDVTKCGEATTLPTGVTKIDCCPPPNPDIIDFTFPSKTQPLRIRPPAHTLDAKYVAKFKKAMQLMRDLPSDDPHSFAQQAAIHCAYCDSSYQMVGFPNKKIDVHFSWLFFPFHRWYLYFYEKILGKLIDDPTFGLPFWNWDSPAGAPIPSIFADTSSPLYDVLRDASHQPPLMADLNYSSSVASLTGDELIKSNNTVMYNQMVSSAKTPELFFGKPYRAGDDQIKGQGAIENIPHTQIHIWTGDPNQPNGEDMGRFYSAGRDPIFYSHHANVDRMWNIWKTLPGKNRKDFTDTDYLDSAFLFYDENKQLVRVKVRDCLDTKKLGYDYKEVPLPWLKSRPVRKAKKASKGGAGSANAAEAPTPIEDASTAFPKVLDKIIKVNVPRPKKSRTQEEKEDEEEILEIDGIEYDGDEYIKFDVYINDEDEVQSGPANAEFAGAFSNVPFKVSKKVKTNLSLGITELLEDLGADDDEGLVVAIVPRTGTGKVTIGSVKIKISS; encoded by the coding sequence ATGGCTTCTTTTCCATTGCCTACTACCGTTGGCCACCTTTCGAAGAACCCTAGCCCCCCTTCTGCTGCCTCATTCTCCTCCTCtacctccaccaccaccacctccaacTCGCAGTTTTTCTTGAACCAGAAACGTAGCCATGCAAAGAAATTTCTTTCTTGCCGAGCCGCCAAGGACTCGGCTGACAAAGAAGCCCTCTCTGATGGAAAATTTGATCGTAGAGATATCCTCGTGGGTCTAGGAGCTGGCCTCTACGGTACCACCGCGGTGAGCGGTGCAGCATTCGCTGCACCGATCGATGTTACCAAATGCGGGGAAGCAACTACACTTCCCACTGGCGTGACAAAGATCGATTGTTGCCCTCCACCGAATCCAGACATCATTGACTTTACATTTCCATCAAAAACCCAGCCTTTACGAATTAGGCCCCCCGCACACACGCTTGATGCTAAATATGTGGCTAAGTTCAAAAAAGCCATGCAACTCATGAGGGATCTTCCTAGCGACGATCCTCACAGCTTTGCGCAACAGGCTGCCATCCATTGCGCCTACTGTGACTCTTCGTATCAGATGGTTGGCTTTCCCAACAAGAAAATCGACGTGCATTTCTCCTGGCTATTCTTTCCCTTCCACAGATGGTACTTGTACTTTTACGAGAAGATTTTGGGCAAGCTGATCGATGATCCTACTTTCGGCTTGCCCTTCTGGAACTGGGACTCCCCTGCTGGAGCCCCCATCCCATCCATCTTCGCGGACACGAGTTCTCCACTCTACGACGTTCTGCGAGACGCCTCACACCAGCCCCCACTCATGGCTGATCTCAACTACAGCTCCTCAGTCGCAAGTCTCACGGGTGATGAATTGATTAAAAGCAATAACACTGTAATGTACAATCAGATGGTTTCGTCTGCCAAGACTCCCGAGCTTTTCTTCGGGAAACCGTACCGAGCTGGTGACGATCAGATCAAAGGGCAGGGCGCGATTGAGAACATCCCTCACACGCAGATCCACATCTGGACCGGCGATCCCAACCAGCCCAACGGAGAGGACATGGGCCGGTTCTATTCCGCGGGTCGGGACCCGATCTTCTACTCTCATCACGCCAATGTGGACCGAATGTGGAATATCTGGAAAACGCTTCCTGGAAAAAACCGCAAAGACTTTACGGACACTGATTACCTGGACTCTGCTTTTCTCTTCTACGACGAGAACAAGCAGCTGGTTCGCGTCAAAGTACGTGACTGTCTCGATACCAAAAAGCTCGGTTACGACTACAAAGAAGTCCCTCTTCCCTGGCTCAAATCTCGCCCCGTCCGGAAGGCTAAAAAGGCTTCCAAAGGCGGAGCTGGATCCGCCAATGCTGCTGAAGCGCCAACGCCCATAGAGGACGCCAGCACCGCTTTCCCCAAAGTCCTCGACAAAATTATCAAAGTAAATGTCCCCAGGCCAAAGAAGTCGAGGACTCAAGAGGAGaaagaagacgaagaagaaaTCCTGGAGATCGATGGGATTGAATATGATGGAGATGAATACATAAAATTCGATGTCTACATCAACGACGAAGATGAAGTGCAGAGTGGCCCTGCCAACGCTGAGTTCGCAGGAGCCTTCTCGAATGTTCCATTCAAAGTGAGCAAGAAGGTGAAGACCAACCTGAGCTTAGGAATCACTGAGCTTCTCGAAGACTTGGGAGCTGATGATGACGAAGGCCTCGTGGTGGCCATTGTTCCCAGAACTGGTACAGGGAAAGTCACCATTGGCAGTGTCAAGATTAAGATCTCGTCTTAA
- the LOC108226227 gene encoding uncharacterized protein LOC108226227 has product MLLNTTAHAFIPTGCAFDMDRLLRIGNVYIITGFTVQDYKATDKFRCVRNTNQLIFSQDTKIQEIPQGGTNIATEFFDFYDLSELLPLVNETKYVIDVVGVMKDHNIPLEQITNRHGEQQEQAKFVISDGKTNVNVTFWDKYAQKFVEALSSKLDTPVIIIIAACRVQLWNNEPNITHVAPTAYYLNFKHHSVNQLRRMLAVPDFSQKVMAVQKKKISPLLTVEGIKGLGKDSIEDEVLAHVTVMHIDEKQ; this is encoded by the exons atgctgCTGAATACTACAGCCCATGCATTCATACCAACCGGATGTGCATTTGACATGGACAGACTACTCAGAATAGGGAACGTCTACATTATTACAGGTTTCACAGTCCAAGACTACAAAGCAACAGACAAATTCAGGTGCGTACGAAATACAAATCAGTTAATATTCTCACAGGACACAAAGAtacaagagattcctcaaggaGGAACAAACATTGCTACAGAGTTTTTTGATTTCTATGATCTGAGTGAACTCCTACCGCTGGTGAATGAAACAAAATATGTCATTG ATGTAGTTGGTGTGATGAAAGATCATAACATTCCTCTTGAACAGATAACTAATAGACATGGAGAACAACAAGAGCAGGCTAAGTTTGTTATATCAGATGGGAA AACAAATGTGAATGTCACATTTTGGGATAAGTATGCACAGAAATTTGTGGAGGCGCTGTCATCAAAACTAGATACTCCTGTGATAATTATTATCGCTGCATGCAGGGTTCAACTATGGAACA ATGAACCTAACATAACACATGTTGCACCAACAGCATACTATCTGAACTTCAAGCATCATAGCGTGAACCAGCTGAGGAGAAT GTTAGCTGTGCCAGATTTTTCTCAGAAAGTCATGGCagttcagaagaaaaaaatatcTCCCCTCTTAACGGTGGAAGGCATTAAGGGTCTGGGAAAAGATTCTATTGAG GATGAGGTCCTCGCCCATGTGACAGTTATGCACATCGATGAAAAACAGTAG